The Haloarchaeobius litoreus DNA window GTTCTGCGGGAGGAACCCCTCGCCGTCGTGCTGGTGGTCGAAGACGTACTCGAGGTGGTCGACCGCGCTCTCGACGTCGCCCATCGCGTCGAACGCGGTGAACACCTGGTAGAGGTCCCGGGCCCAGACGAAGTTGTAGCCGTGGTCGCTGGACTCGCGGGCGCTCACCGCCGAGCCCCAGGGGACGGACGGGCTGGCGATGCCCGCGCCGGCGAACGTCTTGTCCTCGACGGCCTTCAGCACCATCGCGGCAGCGCGGTACTGGTCGGCCAGGAAGCCGTCGTCGGCGACGGACGCGGGCAGTTCGACCGGCGCGAGGTACTCCCGCCACGAGTCGACGTAGCCCGCGTGGGCGGTCTCGTAGCCGTCGGCAAGCGCGTCGCGTGCGGTCCGGAGTGCCGCGTCGGCGTCGCCGTCGGTGGCGAACCCGAGCGCGACGGTCCGGGAGGCGGACTCGGCTCCGGACGCGAGCTGTCCGACCAGCGTGAGCACGCCCTCGGCGGCGGTCGCGTCGGCCGGGAGGGTACCCGTCTCGAAGAAGTGCTGCATCCCGGGCGCGGCGGACTCCGCGACGGCGATGTCGTCGAACCCGCGGTCGGCCGCGAGCGCGAGCGCGACGACGACCGGCTCGCCGTCCGCATCCTGCGTCACGATGCCGTCGGCACCGGTGTCGGCGGCCGTGAGCGCGTCGTCTGGAGCGTTGCTGTCACCGAGAGACCGACCTTCCCCCGTCGTGTGTTCGGCGCGCCCCGACGGCGTGGGTGTTGCGACGACGGAGCAGTCGAGCGGTGCGTCGGCCTCGAAGGTCACCTCCAGCAGGAGCGCGTCGCGGGCCGGGTCGGCGACGTGTTCGACGGTGAGCGTCCAGTCGTACTCGTCGGCCGTCTCCGTCACGGTCTGCCGGAACGTCAGTGCGTCCGACGCGGTCGGCTCGACGGTCCGTTCGAGCGAGTCGTCCTCACCGGGCGGCGAGTGGGTGCGGGCGACGTAGCCTTCGCCGTCGGTCACGTGGAAGCCGACGTGGCGGGCGTCGAGCGTGTCGATGCGGGGGAACCGGGGCTCGGTCAGCGCGCCGTCGGTGAGGGTGAACCAGACCCTCGACGGGTCGTCGACGTGGTGGTCGGCGACCGTGCCGACGCCCCGCTTCGCACCGGTCGTCCAGTGTGGGTCGGCACGCCGGGGCTCGGCTCCCTCGTCGGTCGTCACCGTCCCTCCGTCGGTCCGGGTCCGGGGTCCGTCCATCGTCTCCTGCGTTGACAGCCCCTCGCCACGGATATCGGTTCTGCCTCCGCAGCCCGCGAGTCCGGCGAGGCAGCCCGCCGTGAGCGCCGAGAGCAGCGTGCGCCGTTCGTGTCCACCAGCGGTCCGTCGAGTCATGCAGTGGTACGCAACCCCACGCTCGAAAAAGATTACGAAATAATCAATCATAGATTCACAGATTTGGGAAAGAGTTATGTGTTGGCACGCACCCACACAGTACAATGGCCAGTCTTCGCATCGACAACCTGCGCAAGGAGTACGACAAGGGCTCCATCGTCGCAGTGGACGGGCTCTCGCTGGACATCGCGGACGGCGAGTTCGTCACGGTCGTCGGTCCCTCGGGCTGTGGGAAGACGACGACGCTGCGGATGATCGCCGGGCTGGAACGCAGCACCTCCGGCAGCATCCACATCGGCGACGACGACGTGACCGACCAGTCCGCCCGCGAACGCGACGTGGCGATGGTGTTCCAGAACTACGCGCTCTACCCGCACAAGACCGTGGCCCAGAACATGGGCTTCGGCCTGCGGATGAGCACCGATCTCTCGAAGGAGGAGCGCGACGAGAAGGTCCGGTGGGCCGCCGAGATGATGGACATCGAGGAGCTGCTGGAGAAGAAGCCGGGCGAGCTCTCCGGCGGGCAGAAACAGCGCGTCGCACTCGGCCGTGCCATCGTGCGCGAGCCCGCCGTCTTCCTGTTCGACGAGCCGCTGTCGAACCTCGACGCGAAGCTGCGGACGACGATGCGCACCGAGATACAGCGCCTCCAGAACGAGCTGGACATCACCGCCGTCTACGTCACGCACGACCAGGAGGAGGCGATGACGATGGGCGACCGGATGGTCATCCTGCGCGACGGCCGGCTCCAGCAGGCCGGCGCACCGAAGCACGTCTACGAGAACCCGGCCAACCGGTTCGTCGGCGGCTTCGTCGGTTCGCCGAGCATGAACTTCGTCGACGTCACCGCGAGCACGACCGGCGGCACGACCACGCTCGCCAGCGACGACCTCACCTGTGAACTGTCCGGAGCAGTCGCGGACGACCTGCCGGCCGACGACGAGTTCGTCCTCGGCGTCCGGCCCGAAGACGTCGCACCGGCCAGCGGGGACACGGGCACGGGCCTCACCGCGACGGTCGAGGTCGTCGAACCCGTCGGCAGCGACAACTACATCTACCTCGACGTGGCCGACCAGTTCATCGCCCGTGTCGACTCGACGGTCGAACCGGCCCCCGGCGAGTCGATGGCCGTCGCCTTCGACGAGTCGGCACTCCACCTGTTCGACACCGACACCGGCGAGGCGGTCGCCGTCGGAGAACGCCGCGCCGAAGCACACACCGTCTAGAACAGCGTCGCCCCCTTCTGCGTTCCGACACCTGCCGTTTCCTGCCACTGCCGTCGACTCTCCCCGGGGTCAGTCGTCCTCGCCCACCGTTGCCGATGTCTGTGCCGTCCGCACGTCCTCCCGAGCGGCGGCAACGAGCCGGATGGCGTGCGGCCAGCCCAGCGGCGTCGCGCTGTCGGGGGTGCCGTCGTCGAACACCTGCTCTGGCAGGTACCCGCCAGCCGTGCAGAGGCTCCCGCCGGGTGAGAGCTCCGCGAGCAGCGCCGCCGAAAGGGTGGCGAACTGGTCGCCATCCCGCCGGCCCTGCGCGTCGAGCAGCCCTGCGAGTTCGGCCGCCGCATGGGCACCCCACGCCGTCGCGACGGTCCAGACCTTCGGGTCGTCCTGCTCGCGAGCGCGCCAGTCGTCACCCTCGTAGCGGACGAGCCCGTACACGTCGTCCGTCCGGCGGGCGAGCCCCGCGACGGCGTGTTCGGTGTGGCTGGCGAGCCGATCGAGCCGGTCGTCGGTGACCACGCCGAGCGCGGCGGCCGCCCGATGGGCCTCGACCAGCGCGAACGAACTGGAGTCGAACCGCGCGTCCAGGTCGCCGTCGACCAGTCGCAGGCCGTACGCCTCCCGCTCGCGGCTCCAGAGCGCGTCGAGTCCGTCGAACACCTCGCGGGTCCGCCGGTCCGCGTGGTCAGCGAGTTCGCCAACCGGGGCGCGGGCGACCGCCGCGTACGCCTGGAGGTACGTCGCGGCGGTGTGCGTGAACCGGCCGGTCATGTCCTCCCAGGCGTTCTGGCAGGCGACCGGCAGCCCGTCGTCGCCGAGCCAGTCGTCCAGTGCGTCGACGCCGGCGGCGAGCGCGTCGTCGAGTGCATCGATGGCGGGCGCGTCGGCCGTCGCGAGGTCGTCGGCGGCGAGCCGCCGGCGGTAGGCCGCGAGGAACGCGACGACGCTCGCGGTCTGGTCGGCCTGATAGTCGTCGCCGCCGCCCTCGAGGGTCGCGTTCGCCCACCCGGGCGCGAGCGACCCGTCCGACGGCCAGACGCGGTGCGGCCAGCTCCCGTCGTCGAGCTGCGTGTCGAGGTAGAAGCACGCGCTCCGGTGGTGTTCGGCGTCGAGTCCGAGGTCGAGTTCGGCGTCGGCGTCCAGCAGGTAGCGGGCGATCTCGGCGTCGTCGCGGAACCAGGTGTAGCCGTAGCCGCCGGAGTTGGCGTAGTTCGGGTCGAAGTCCGGCCCGGCGACGCGGCCGCCGCCCGGCGCGGTGAGCAGTCGGAGCGCCCGCAGGTCGGCGGCGACGGTTTCGGGTCCCCCCGTCACCGGCGGTTGAAGCTGCTCGCGGGCGACGGCGGCGAGCCCGTCGGGGTCGTGGTCCGTGGCGAGTCCGGTGACCCGCTCGATGGCCGTCTCGCGGTCGGTGTCCCCCTCGGTGAGCAGGCTCGCGACGGTCGCCGCGCCGTCCACCAGCGGGACGACGACGAGGACGTTCCCGCCGAGTTGTCCGGACTCGTACGGCTCGTCCTCGCCGATCTCGGGGCCGGGGGGCGGGCCCTCGGCGAGGAGCTCCTCGAAGTCCGCCGGGCGGCGGCCCTCGACTTGCTCGAAGCCGGTGTCGGCGGCGAGGAAGTCGTGCTCGGTGCGGTGGTAGGCCTCGACGACGTTCCGGTCGCGGTGGGCGAGCTGGCCCACCTGGGTCTCCCTGCAGTCGGGGACGAACGAGGCGTAGCAGACGAGCGCGTCCGCCGGGCCGTCGACGTCGACGTGCGTGACGTGCCCGGTGCCGGCGGTCAGGTCCCGCCGGTCGACGCGCACGTCGCCGTCGTCGAACGTCGTCTCGACCAGGGCCGTGTGGTCGTCGTAGCGCTGCTCGCGGGCGTCGAAGCCGTCCAGCCAGCGCGTCTCGCCGTCGACCCGGACGCCGAAACGCGCCCGGGCGAGCCCGCCAAGCGTCGAGAGCGGCGCGGAGAAGTCCGCGAGCCGGCCGTCGCGGCCGACGTAGACGAGCCGGCCGTCGACGCCGGAGAACCGGCCGTCCGTGGTCCGGAGTTCGCCGGGGAACCGGGTCGGGTGGTCCCGGGTCCGCCTGTAGTCGCGGATCGAGGCGCGGAGATTCATTGCTTCGTGGTTCCCGTCCCGAATCATAAATCTTGTTGTAATTGTATTTCATAGATTCAGTCCGGTGCGGCGGCGGCCCGTCACGCCACCACGGACGGCCGCCGTCACCACCGCGGGTCGACCGACGCGTGGGACAGCTCGGTCGAGCCGAACGTGGGTGACCGGGTCGATACTCTCGAAAGCGGTAAGGGCTGGAGTGCCGTGGTGTCGAGACACACCCGGGAGACACCATGGAGGACACCTCACTGACCGACCGGCTGGAGCGACTCGGCCTCTCCGAGAAGGAGATCGACACGTACCTCGCCATCCTGGACCACGGCGAGGCGAAGGCGAGCACCATCGCTGACGACGCGGGCGTCTCGAAGCGCTACGTCTACAGCGTCAGCGAGAAGCTCGCCGACCGGGGGTTCGTCGAGGTGAACGACCATGCGGTCCCGACGCTCATCCAGGCCCACCCGCCGGACGAGGTCGTCCAGCGCCTCACCGCGGAGCTGGAGTCGCTGGGACCGGACCTCTCGGCGCGCTGGAACCGCGTCACCGAGCAGGAGCGTGAGTTCGAGATCCTGAAGGCACGAGCGACGGTCATCAAGCGCCTCCGGCAGTTCCTCGCGACCGCCGAGGACGAGGTGACCCTCTCCATCCCCGCCAAGCTGCTCCCCGAGATCGAGGACGAGCTCCGCGAGACCGTCGAGCGCGACGTGCTCGTCTTCCTCATGCTCACCGGCGAGGAGTCCGCCAGCGCGAACCTGGACCGGGAGACACCCGTCGCGAGCGTCGTCCGCGTCTGGGCGGAGCGCGCCCCCGTGCTGTTCACCGTCGACACCCGGCTCGGGCTGTTCGCGCCCTACGAGCTCCTCGCGCGCTCGAACACCGGCACCCAGGCGGTGACCATCGCGCAGGAGCAGCTCGTCCCCATCCTCGTCGGCTCCTTCTTCGGCAACTACTGGCCGATGGCCGAGGAGGCCGTCGTCGCCTCCCCGCCGCCGCTCCCGCAGTCGTTCCAGAGCTTCCGGCACGCCGTCTTCGCCGCGACGCGCCACCGGAACCAGGGGACGGAGGTCGTCGCGACCGTCGAGGCCCGACCGGTCCACGACGGCAGCGAGTTCCGGAGCCTGACCGGCCGCGTCGTCGAGGTCCGCCAGTCGCTCGTCGACCCGGTCCGGAGCACCTTCGCCGTCGAGAACGCGCTCGTCCTCGACATCGACGGCGAGCGCGTCTCGGTGGGCGGTCCCGGCGCGTTCATCGAGGACTACGAGGCCCGGTCGGTGAGGCTCGACCCGCTGGAGTAGCGCTCCCGAATCCAGGTCGTGCCGAAACCGGTGGGCCTTAGCGCCCCCGGACCCGAGCCCCGCCCATGACGACGACGAGACGCGTCCGGTCCGAGTTCGTCGCAGCCTGGCACTCGTTCCTGCGCCGGCGGGTCGCCGTGTTCTTCACGTTCTTCTTCCCGGTGCTGCTCGTCGGCATCTTCGGCGCGCTGGTCCAGACGAACCCCACCGGTGGCGGCCTGTTCGCCGAGGACCCGGCGTACTACGTCCCCGGCTACCTCGCGACCGTGGTGCTCCAGACGCCCCTCTCGCGCATGGGCTCGGAGGTCGCCCGGCACCGCGAGGGCAGCCGCTTCGAGAAGCTCGCGACGACGCCGCTCTCGCGGGCCGAGTGGCTCCTCGCCCACACGCTCGTCAACACGGTCATCATCGCCATCGCCGGCTTCGCGCTGCTCGCGCTGACCGTCGTCCTGACCGGCGCGAGCATCACCTTCTCGCCGCTGCTCCTCCTGTACGTGCCGGTCGGCGTGGTCTGCTTCTGCGGCGTCGGCGCGCTGCTCGGCGCGCTCGCGGACTCCCAGGACGGGGCCATCACGGCCGCGAACGCTATCGGGCTCCCCCTGCTGTTCCTCTCGGAGACGTTCGTCCCGCCGTCGATGCTCCCGGACTGGTTCCACCCGCTCGTTGCACTCTCGCCGCTGACGTACTTCGCACACGGGCTCCGGCAGGCGATCTGGTCCGGTGCCGACCCGGGAACCGTCATCCTGGGGCTCGACGCCATCGAATCGCTGGCGCTGCTCGCGGTGCTCGCGGCCGTGTTCTTCGCGCTCGGCGCACGGGCGATTCCCGTGACGGACTGAGCTTCAGAGGAAATCGGAGAGCGTCTTCTCGCTGGACTCGCGCTTCTCGACGGCGAACTCCGACAGCTCGACGAACTCCAGCCCGTCGTCCCTGAGCGTTCGCCGCACCCGGTCGCTGGCGGACGGCGCGACGAGGATGCCCCGCACGTCCGGGTTCGACTCCCTGTAGAGCTCCATGTACCGCTTCAGCTGGTCGACGTTGTTCAGCGTCGCCTGCCGCCGTTTCACCTCGACGACCACCGGCCGACCCTCCGCGTCCTTCCCGTAGAAGTCGATGTAGCCGTAGACGCTCTCGCGCTCGTGCTCCACCACGCGAAAGCCCTCCTCGATGGCCGTCTCGGGGTTGCGCTCGATGTACTCGTGCATCTCCGCCTCGGTCCCACGCTCCTGGTACGTCGCCGGGTCGTCGGCGTCGAACCGCGTCAGCAGGTACGGCTCGTGGAGGTACACCCGCAGGTACTCGTTCGGGTTCGAGCGACGCGCGTACAGCAGCGGCGCGCCCTCGTCCTCCTCCACCTTGATTGTCGCGCCGGCGGGCATCCAGTTCACCGGCTGGTGCCCCGAGGGCCGGTGGACGAGGAGGGTGCCGTCGGGTTTGGCCACGACCAGCCGGTCGCCCGGCCCGAGGTAGCCCCCGCTGCGGCCGTCGTACTCCACCTCGCACTCCGCGAGACAGGTGACCATCGCGCCGTCGCGCTGGCCCGCCCTGACGACGCGTTCGATGGTCTCGGCGTCCGGTGAGTCGTGTCGTTCTGTCGGCACTGCCAGTCGGTACCGAGGTGGTCGTCAAAAGTCGGTCGGTCTCGGCGCTCAGACGAGCAGGCTCACGAGTCGCATCTCGGCGCTGTAGATGTGGTTCAGCATGACGTAGGTGACGACGCCGAGGGTGAGCGAGAGGATCCACGAGCCGGCGGCGATGCGGCCGATGCGCTTGTGCGCGGTGTCCCGGAGCTCCGCCGGCGAGTGCGTGAGCCCGAGCAGCAGCGCGTACAGCACGACCGGCACCGAGACCACGGAGAGCACGATGTGGATGGCGAGCATGAGCAGGTACGCACCGTAGACGAGGTCCGGTGCGCCGACGATGGCCTTCTCGCCGCCGCCGCCGACCTTCGTGAGGTAGAGCACGAGGAAGACGAGGATGAGGCTGAACGAGGTCAGCATGGCGGCCCGGTGCTTCCTGACGTCGCCGTTGCGAATCCAGTACCAGCCGAGCGCGAGCGACACCGTCGCAATCGTGTTGACGACCGCGATGGCGTGCGAGAGCAGGTCCGTCGTTTCCCTGCCGATCTCCGGGTAGATGGGAAAGAGCCCGGCGAACGTGCCGAGGACGAGCGCGTAGCCGAGCGCCGAGAGGACGACCGTCGTCGTCAGCACGTTCTCCCGGACCAGCCCGCGTGCGTTCGAGGTAGCCATTGTCGGGGGTTAGGAGCGGGGTTTCATCGGCCTTGCGCTTCCGGCGGGCCGTCCGAACTGCCACTCTCGTTGATTTACTACAGATTTAGTTGAAAAACGGGCGCTGGCGGCGGCGTGAGTTCCGTTAAAGTAAAACGCGGGCGTGGGGAACGTGGATGTATGAGTACCGACCAGTCGCAGCGGTCGATTCGGTGTCTCGTGGCCAAGGTCGGGCTGGACGGCCACGACCGCGGCGCACACGTCATCGCGCGGGCGTTCCGCGACGCCGGCTTCGAGGTCATCTACTCCGGGCTGCACAAGGCTCCCGACGAGATCGTCCAGGCGGCGGTCCAGGAGGACGTGAACGTGCTCGGCATCTCCATCCTCTCCGGTGCCCACAACACGCTCGTCCCGAAGATCGTCGCCGGCCTGAAGGAGTACGACGCGTTCGACGACACGCTCATCCTCGTCGGCGGGGTCATCCCCGACGACGACAAGGCCGAACTGAAGGAGCTCGGCGTCTCCGAGGTGTTCGGCCCCGGCACGCCGATGGAGGAGACGGTCGAGTACGTCCGCGAGAACGCGCCGGAACGATGAGCGAGTCGGCGGGACTGCTCGAGGACCTGCTCGCCGGCAAGCACCGCGCGCTCGCCCGTGTCATCACGAAGATAGAGAACCACGACCCGGGCTACCGCGAGCTCGTCTCCGGCCTCTACGAACACACCGGGCACGCCGAAGTCATCGGCATCACGGGCAGCCCCGGCGCGGGGAAGTCCACGCTGGTCGACAAGCTCGCAGAGCACTACCGCGAGCAGGGCGAGACCGTCGGCGTCGTCGCCATCGACCCCTCCTCGCCGTACACCGGCGGTGCGGTGCTGGGCGACCGCATCCGGATGGCGTCGAACGTCGGCGACATGGACGTGTTCTTCCGGTCGATGTCCGCCCGGGGCAACCTCGGCGGGCTCTCCACCGCGACGGCTGACGCCGTGAAGGCGATGGACGCCTTCGGCAAGGACAAGGTCATCATCGAGACGGTCGGCGCGGGCCAGAACGAGATCGACATCGTCGGCGCGGCGGACACGGTCTGCGTGCTCGTCCCACCCGGCGCGGGCGACAACGTCCAGATGCTCAAGGCTGGTATCCTCGAGATCGCGGACGTGTTCGTCGTGAACAAGGCCGACATGGACGGGGCGGACCGGACGGTGCAGGAGCTGACCGAGATGGTCCACCTCGGCCAGGGCTCGACGACGGTCGACGCGGGCCACCACGGCTTCGACGAGGTCGAGATGGACCTCGACATGCCCACCGACACCGACCCGTGGAAACCACCTATCGTGGAGACCATCGCCATCGACGGCGAGGGCGTCGTCGACCTCGTCGAGACGTTCGCCGAGCACCGGCAGTTCCTCGAGGACTCGGGCGAGCTCACCCGCCGCCGTCGCCAGCGCGTCGCCGAGGAGATACGGACGCTCCTGCGCGACGACGCGGCCGGGCTCGTCGCGGCCGAACTCGAGGACCACGGCGGCGTCGGCGCGTTCCTCGACGACGTGATGGCCGGCGACACCGACCCGTACACCATCGCCGACGACGTGATGGGGCCGATCCGCGACTGCGTCGAGGAGCAGTAGCCGTTCGCTCCGTTTCCCACTTCGCTGGACGAACCGTGACGCCTATGCGTGGGTCCTCCCTACCCGCGCGTATGGACCGCCGGACACTCCTCGCGTCGGTCGGCACCGCCACCGCAGTCGGGCTCTCGGGCTGTCTCGCTCTCTCCTCGACGAGCCGGACGAACTGCGGCGAGGCCTGCGACATCGGCATGTCGGCGAGCGCCTTCCGCCCGGGCGAACTCGAGGTATCGGTCGGCGACACCGTCGTCTGGAAGAACACCTCCAGCAAGGCCCACACTGTGACTGCCTACGAGGGGGCCATCCCCGAGGACGCCGCCTTCTTCGCCTCGGGCGGGTTCGACGGCGAGCAGGCCGCACGCGACGCCTGGTTCGACAGCCGCGGCGGCGCCATCCCCGTCGGGGAGACGTTCGAACACACGTTCGAGGTGCCCGGCGAGCACAACTACGTCTGTATCCCTCACGAACGCGGCGGCATGACCGGAAAAATCGTCGTGACGGAGTAGTCCGTCGAACGCTTACTCTTCGTCGTCCTCGTCGGCTGCGACGTCGACGTCCTCCTCGTCGACGTCGACTGCGGCCTCCTCCTCCGCGGCGACCTCTTCGGGACGGGCCTCGAGGGTCGCCTTCTTGATCTCGACGCGGCGCAGCGGGTAGATGGTCTTCGCCTCGCCGTAGATGGCCGAGGAGAGACGCCCCTCGACGACGGAGTCGACGAGCTCCGCGAAGGTGCGCTCCGCGGCGGCCTCCTCGACGATGTCGATCATCGTCTCGCGGATGGCGCGCTCCTGGCTGTGGTCCGCCTTCTTCGTCGTGAACGCGACGGGCTGGATCTGGACGCGGTAGTCGTCCGTGGTCAGCACGGTCACGTACGCGTCGATCTTCGACGCGCCGCGGCGGACCAGGCTGCGCAGGTAGTCACGCGTGAGCTCCTGCTTCACGAACTCGGTGTACGCGGCATCGGAGCCGACGTCGGTGATCTTGAAGGTCAGCTTGGTGTTGTTCTCGCTGGCGTTGTCGGTCAGGTCGCCCAGCGTGGTTTCGATGGTGCGGTCGAGCACCTTCTCCGGTTCGTCTGCGGGTGTGCTACCGAGCTCGGCCCGGTCGAACTGCTCCGGGGCGTGCACGGTGTACCACCGCTTCTCTTGCTTCTTGCGGGAAACGGATCGTTCGCTCATGGTTTGGATTTGTTGTGTCGGTATGCGTGCTGTACCACTCTGTCCGCGACGTCGACGTTCACGACGTAGTCGTCGACGGTCGACTGGAGTCCACCGGTCGTCTCGCGCTCGATGTGCGTGACGACCGTGTCTCCCTCGACCTCGCTCTGCATCTCGTCGGTGTTGTCCGGGCGGAGCGCTGCCGCGATCAGCTGCGGGCGCTCGTGTTCTGTCCGGACCGTCGCTCGTCTCATAGTGCCTCCCTGAACGCGTGGATGAACTCCTTCGTCTCGCACTCGTAGGTCGCGTACCCCGTCGTGGCGGTGCCGTCGTAGCTGCCGCCGGTCTGCGTGACCGTCCGGGCCATCGCGCCGGCGATACCACGGTCGTCGACCGCTGCTGCGGCGGCGTCGTCGTCCGCGAGCGCCAGCGCGACCGGCTCCGGCGACCGGAAGTCCCGGAGCAGCCGCGCCACCACCGGCGCGGGCGCGTCGTCGTCGACGCGGGCGACGAACAGGCCGTCGTACCGGCCGGTCGTCGCCGTCGCCAGCGCCTCGTGGGCCCGGGTGGCGGTGTCCCGCCACGCCCTGACGGCCGCGTCGGCCACGTCGTGCCCGAGCGCCAGCGCGATGCCGGTCCCGGGCGCGCTCGCGGCCGTACACGAGAGTACGTCGGCGAACCCGCCGACCGACGCGGTCGGCGAATCCGGCGTCGCGTACGGTCGCAGGCCGCGCTCGACGGCGGTGCCGGCGCGGTCGGTCACGTCGGCGTCGGTGACGGTCTCGACCGCGGCCAGCGATGCGAACCGCCGGCGGGCCGACTCGTCGGCGTCCGGCCCGAGTTCGGCGGCCACGTCCGTCAGCGTCGACTGCGCGTCGACACCGGCCGAGAACGGGCCGTGCAGCCACGTCGAGTGGGCCACGTCGGCGGGTTCCTCGGTCGGCAGGACGGCGCCGGGACGGCGGACCACGCGGCCCGTCGTCTCCGCCGCATCGAGCAGGCGTTCGGTCGCGCCCGTGCCCGGTGCCGCACCCGCCGCGACCGCGCCGGCCAGCGCCAGCACGGCGTCGGGTGCGCCCCCGAGGTCGTTCGCCAGCCGCCAGGCAGCCACGCTCGCCGGCTCGTCGGCCGGGTCGAGGTGGACGGCATCGGCGTCGGAGTCGCCCACGACGAGCGTCCGTCCGTCGCGGTCGTCGACAGCCCCCGCGCGCTCGGTGCGCTCGGCGACGGTGCGCCCGACGCTCACCTGGAACGGGATTCCATCGTCCGCCAGTGCGCGTGCGACCAGCCCCGCCGCTGCGAGACTGTCGCCGTCGGCACGGGGGACGAGGTGGACGAACGGGGCGCTCGCGAGGTCGGCGGCGACGTCGCTCGCCGACTGCGTGCCCCCGTCCGTGATGCGACCCGTGTGCGACATTCAGTTACTCGAGGAGTTCGACGGCCACGTCGTAGGAGTACGTGAAGTCCTCGTCGAGCTCGTCGCCACGGTAGTAGGACACCAGGCGACGGACCTTCGACTCGGTGTTCTGCAGGGCGCGCTTGTTCTGATGGTCGAGCGGGTGCTCCTCCATGTGCTCGCGGAGGCGCACGGCGCGCTCCATCAGGTTGGCCAGGTCCTCGGGCAGGTCCGAGCCAGCGTCGTGCTCGTCGAGGATCTCGGTGACCTTCTTGCCCGTGGCCAGCTTCACGTCCGGGACCGGCGTGCCCGTGACACCTTCGTCACGCAGCTTCATGCCGATCTGGGACGGCTCGTAGTCCTGCTCTGCCAGTTCGACGACGCGGGATTCGATCTCCTCTGCGTCGACGTCGCTCCACTCCGGCGGCTCGTCCGCCACGGGTCTGTCCGAACCGGACTGCCCACGACGGCGTGTATGCATTCGTGCCATAGTCTGAGGATAGGAACAACAGACCGCGCGAGACGAATCCGGTCGCCTGTCTGTCGGCACTGGCGACCGGGAGCACCTCCGCAATCCCAAGCCATCGAAGCCGA harbors:
- a CDS encoding ABC transporter ATP-binding protein, which translates into the protein MASLRIDNLRKEYDKGSIVAVDGLSLDIADGEFVTVVGPSGCGKTTTLRMIAGLERSTSGSIHIGDDDVTDQSARERDVAMVFQNYALYPHKTVAQNMGFGLRMSTDLSKEERDEKVRWAAEMMDIEELLEKKPGELSGGQKQRVALGRAIVREPAVFLFDEPLSNLDAKLRTTMRTEIQRLQNELDITAVYVTHDQEEAMTMGDRMVILRDGRLQQAGAPKHVYENPANRFVGGFVGSPSMNFVDVTASTTGGTTTLASDDLTCELSGAVADDLPADDEFVLGVRPEDVAPASGDTGTGLTATVEVVEPVGSDNYIYLDVADQFIARVDSTVEPAPGESMAVAFDESALHLFDTDTGEAVAVGERRAEAHTV
- a CDS encoding glucan 1,4-alpha-glucosidase, which produces MNLRASIRDYRRTRDHPTRFPGELRTTDGRFSGVDGRLVYVGRDGRLADFSAPLSTLGGLARARFGVRVDGETRWLDGFDAREQRYDDHTALVETTFDDGDVRVDRRDLTAGTGHVTHVDVDGPADALVCYASFVPDCRETQVGQLAHRDRNVVEAYHRTEHDFLAADTGFEQVEGRRPADFEELLAEGPPPGPEIGEDEPYESGQLGGNVLVVVPLVDGAATVASLLTEGDTDRETAIERVTGLATDHDPDGLAAVAREQLQPPVTGGPETVAADLRALRLLTAPGGGRVAGPDFDPNYANSGGYGYTWFRDDAEIARYLLDADAELDLGLDAEHHRSACFYLDTQLDDGSWPHRVWPSDGSLAPGWANATLEGGGDDYQADQTASVVAFLAAYRRRLAADDLATADAPAIDALDDALAAGVDALDDWLGDDGLPVACQNAWEDMTGRFTHTAATYLQAYAAVARAPVGELADHADRRTREVFDGLDALWSREREAYGLRLVDGDLDARFDSSSFALVEAHRAAAALGVVTDDRLDRLASHTEHAVAGLARRTDDVYGLVRYEGDDWRAREQDDPKVWTVATAWGAHAAAELAGLLDAQGRRDGDQFATLSAALLAELSPGGSLCTAGGYLPEQVFDDGTPDSATPLGWPHAIRLVAAAREDVRTAQTSATVGEDD
- a CDS encoding TrmB family transcriptional regulator, translating into MEDTSLTDRLERLGLSEKEIDTYLAILDHGEAKASTIADDAGVSKRYVYSVSEKLADRGFVEVNDHAVPTLIQAHPPDEVVQRLTAELESLGPDLSARWNRVTEQEREFEILKARATVIKRLRQFLATAEDEVTLSIPAKLLPEIEDELRETVERDVLVFLMLTGEESASANLDRETPVASVVRVWAERAPVLFTVDTRLGLFAPYELLARSNTGTQAVTIAQEQLVPILVGSFFGNYWPMAEEAVVASPPPLPQSFQSFRHAVFAATRHRNQGTEVVATVEARPVHDGSEFRSLTGRVVEVRQSLVDPVRSTFAVENALVLDIDGERVSVGGPGAFIEDYEARSVRLDPLE
- a CDS encoding ABC transporter permease, producing MTTTRRVRSEFVAAWHSFLRRRVAVFFTFFFPVLLVGIFGALVQTNPTGGGLFAEDPAYYVPGYLATVVLQTPLSRMGSEVARHREGSRFEKLATTPLSRAEWLLAHTLVNTVIIAIAGFALLALTVVLTGASITFSPLLLLYVPVGVVCFCGVGALLGALADSQDGAITAANAIGLPLLFLSETFVPPSMLPDWFHPLVALSPLTYFAHGLRQAIWSGADPGTVILGLDAIESLALLAVLAAVFFALGARAIPVTD
- the nucS gene encoding endonuclease NucS, which encodes MPTERHDSPDAETIERVVRAGQRDGAMVTCLAECEVEYDGRSGGYLGPGDRLVVAKPDGTLLVHRPSGHQPVNWMPAGATIKVEEDEGAPLLYARRSNPNEYLRVYLHEPYLLTRFDADDPATYQERGTEAEMHEYIERNPETAIEEGFRVVEHERESVYGYIDFYGKDAEGRPVVVEVKRRQATLNNVDQLKRYMELYRESNPDVRGILVAPSASDRVRRTLRDDGLEFVELSEFAVEKRESSEKTLSDFL
- a CDS encoding DUF420 domain-containing protein, which gives rise to MATSNARGLVRENVLTTTVVLSALGYALVLGTFAGLFPIYPEIGRETTDLLSHAIAVVNTIATVSLALGWYWIRNGDVRKHRAAMLTSFSLILVFLVLYLTKVGGGGEKAIVGAPDLVYGAYLLMLAIHIVLSVVSVPVVLYALLLGLTHSPAELRDTAHKRIGRIAAGSWILSLTLGVVTYVMLNHIYSAEMRLVSLLV
- a CDS encoding cobalamin B12-binding domain-containing protein, with amino-acid sequence MSTDQSQRSIRCLVAKVGLDGHDRGAHVIARAFRDAGFEVIYSGLHKAPDEIVQAAVQEDVNVLGISILSGAHNTLVPKIVAGLKEYDAFDDTLILVGGVIPDDDKAELKELGVSEVFGPGTPMEETVEYVRENAPER
- the meaB gene encoding methylmalonyl Co-A mutase-associated GTPase MeaB yields the protein MSESAGLLEDLLAGKHRALARVITKIENHDPGYRELVSGLYEHTGHAEVIGITGSPGAGKSTLVDKLAEHYREQGETVGVVAIDPSSPYTGGAVLGDRIRMASNVGDMDVFFRSMSARGNLGGLSTATADAVKAMDAFGKDKVIIETVGAGQNEIDIVGAADTVCVLVPPGAGDNVQMLKAGILEIADVFVVNKADMDGADRTVQELTEMVHLGQGSTTVDAGHHGFDEVEMDLDMPTDTDPWKPPIVETIAIDGEGVVDLVETFAEHRQFLEDSGELTRRRRQRVAEEIRTLLRDDAAGLVAAELEDHGGVGAFLDDVMAGDTDPYTIADDVMGPIRDCVEEQ